In Pseudoalteromonas sp. MM1, a single window of DNA contains:
- the mraZ gene encoding division/cell wall cluster transcriptional repressor MraZ produces the protein MFRGASSLSLDDKGRFAVPTKYRDELLSEDQGTVICTIALNEPCLWLYPLAQWQEIESRLSKISNMNPRARRMQRMLLGNATEYQLDKNGRILLAPSLRSHAELGKKIMLVGLMNKFEIWDEARWHEQMRQDTELERLGDFEANQDLDNFTL, from the coding sequence ATGTTTCGTGGCGCTAGTTCACTGAGCTTGGATGATAAAGGACGTTTTGCGGTACCGACTAAGTACCGAGACGAACTGCTGTCTGAAGATCAAGGAACGGTTATATGTACCATTGCGCTAAACGAACCGTGTTTATGGTTGTATCCTCTTGCACAGTGGCAAGAAATAGAAAGCCGCTTGTCTAAAATCTCTAATATGAATCCACGCGCTCGCCGAATGCAACGTATGTTGTTAGGTAATGCCACAGAGTATCAACTTGATAAAAATGGTCGAATTTTGCTGGCGCCTTCATTGCGTAGCCACGCAGAACTTGGCAAAAAGATCATGCTAGTTGGTTTAATGAATAAATTTGAAATTTGGGATGAAGCGCGTTGGCACGAACAAATGCGCCAAGACACTGAGCTGGAAAGGCTCGGCGATTTTGAAGCAAACCAAGATTTAGATAATTTCACACTCTAA
- the ftsL gene encoding cell division protein FtsL: MNTKANNRQPNLFLEILKGLGANKLTSALLVVIFASSLAVVQVTHSARAQLIKQDTLLQERDELDLEWRYLLVEEEFYSQHARIEEVATTQLEMKRPTSQDEQVIIIQ; the protein is encoded by the coding sequence ATGAACACTAAAGCGAATAATCGCCAACCCAATTTATTTTTAGAAATATTAAAAGGCCTAGGAGCTAATAAGCTAACCTCGGCCTTGTTGGTTGTGATATTCGCTTCAAGCCTAGCGGTAGTACAGGTTACACACTCTGCCCGTGCGCAGCTAATTAAACAAGACACGCTGTTACAAGAGCGTGATGAACTTGATTTAGAGTGGCGCTATTTACTTGTAGAAGAAGAGTTCTATTCGCAGCATGCGCGCATTGAAGAAGTGGCTACTACACAGCTTGAAATGAAGCGCCCTACCAGTCAGGACGAACAGGTAATAATAATACAATGA
- the rsmH gene encoding 16S rRNA (cytosine(1402)-N(4))-methyltransferase RsmH codes for MTAQFEHVSVLMDETIDALAIKPDGIYMDGTFGRGGHSGQILARLGEQGRLQAIDQDPQAIKSAEKFADDARFAIAHTRFSNLYDVAEQNDLLGKVDGILLDIGVSSPQLDDAERGFSFMKDGPLDMRMDPTSGRSAAQWLAEAELEDITHVIKTYGEEKFGKRIAHKVLEVREHTPITTTKQLADLVDEAVPVKDKFKHPATRTFQAIRIYINSELEEIQTALQAAVKVLKPGGRLVVISFHSLEDRIVKQFIRKQSKGEAIPRGLPLTDAQINKNLTLKAVGKAIKPSAEEIERNPRSRSSVLRIAQRLG; via the coding sequence ATGACTGCGCAATTTGAACACGTATCCGTATTAATGGACGAAACCATCGATGCTCTTGCAATTAAGCCAGACGGCATATACATGGATGGGACTTTTGGACGTGGCGGACACTCAGGTCAAATACTTGCTCGACTTGGTGAGCAAGGACGTTTACAGGCCATTGATCAAGACCCACAAGCAATAAAATCGGCTGAAAAATTTGCCGATGATGCTCGCTTTGCTATAGCTCACACTCGCTTTTCTAACTTATACGATGTTGCAGAGCAAAACGATCTGTTAGGTAAAGTTGATGGCATTTTATTAGATATTGGCGTGTCCTCCCCCCAGCTTGATGACGCAGAGCGTGGCTTTAGCTTTATGAAAGATGGCCCGCTTGATATGCGCATGGACCCAACAAGTGGGCGCAGCGCAGCGCAGTGGCTAGCCGAAGCTGAGCTTGAAGACATTACCCATGTAATTAAAACCTACGGTGAAGAAAAGTTTGGTAAGCGTATTGCCCACAAAGTACTTGAGGTAAGAGAGCACACGCCTATTACCACAACTAAGCAACTTGCCGATTTAGTCGATGAAGCGGTGCCCGTTAAAGATAAATTTAAACACCCAGCCACACGTACATTTCAGGCAATCAGAATTTACATAAACAGTGAGTTAGAAGAAATCCAAACCGCACTGCAAGCTGCTGTAAAAGTATTAAAGCCAGGTGGACGTTTAGTGGTTATTTCGTTTCATTCACTTGAAGACAGAATTGTGAAGCAATTTATTAGAAAACAGAGTAAGGGAGAAGCGATACCCAGAGGTCTGCCTTTAACCGACGCACAAATAAATAAAAACCTGACGTTAAAAGCAGTGGGTAAAGCTATTAAACCAAGTGCTGAAGAAATTGAGCGTAATCCACGCTCTCGCAGCTCAGTACTTAGGATTGCACAGAGGCTTGGATGA
- a CDS encoding DUF883 domain-containing protein: MATATNTKPNTETNMKSDLKQKESEAPLTEKATSVAHDAVDALSSKASVAESSVRKGASSSAEALSEKQLIAREKLSECSAKTRAFASENPLATAGIAFAAGMLVTSLFRRK, from the coding sequence ATGGCTACTGCAACAAATACAAAACCGAATACTGAAACAAACATGAAATCTGATCTTAAACAAAAAGAGAGTGAGGCACCGTTGACTGAAAAAGCAACGTCTGTAGCACACGATGCAGTAGATGCACTTTCAAGCAAGGCATCGGTTGCTGAGTCAAGCGTACGTAAAGGCGCTTCAAGCTCTGCAGAAGCATTAAGCGAAAAACAACTTATTGCTCGTGAAAAACTATCTGAGTGCAGCGCAAAAACGCGTGCTTTTGCCTCAGAAAATCCGCTAGCAACAGCGGGGATTGCTTTTGCAGCGGGTATGCTTGTAACGTCATTATTTCGTCGTAAGTAA